One Triticum dicoccoides isolate Atlit2015 ecotype Zavitan chromosome 5B, WEW_v2.0, whole genome shotgun sequence genomic window carries:
- the LOC119311410 gene encoding uncharacterized protein LOC119311410 has product MIILSPMEDAFIPDDLLLKDLFDSLPRQSIFIWYPPSVSRARLNNIYGSIAVQAVSKAAQKRDSFVTLGQDGGCKTVVGQREVISAGLLQIVLAFLADPALDIASKERHTMVSHLLNVSVLETTKPITVGYRVKLSSGEAVDVEASRMIRWERENSKLYVQRGDGAGAAAGYKEKIEFATNFADEVARGLLFETPDRIPSLAELVKVGSLLDFQDDAVKYLLKSKNLQLFPEDEAFLNAASLGGSKKC; this is encoded by the exons ATGATCATTTTGTCGCCGATGGAGGACGCGTTCATTCCCGATGATCTGCTACTCAAGGATCTGTTCGACAGTCTTCCTCGACAATCCATTTTCATATGGTATCCTCCTTCGGTCTCTCGGGCAAGGCTTAACAATATATATGGCAGCATTGCTGTTCAGGCAGTATCCAAAGCTGCCCAGAAGAGGGATTCTTTTGTCACCTTGGGCCAAGATGGCGGTTGCAAAACAGTTGTTGGCCAGCGTGAGGTGATCAGTGCCGGTCTGCTCCAGATAGTCCTTGCTTTCCTTGCTGATCCAGCTCTTGACATTGCTTCCAAAGAACGGCACACCATGGTCTCTCACCTGCTGAATGTGAGCGTCCTGGAGACCACGAAGCCGATCACGGTGGGGTACCGCGTGAAGCTGTCCTCTGGAGAGGCTGTGGACGTGGAGGCCAGCCGGATGATCAGGTGGGAGAGGGAGAACTCGAAGCTGTATGTGCAGCGAGGCGATGGTGCTGGTGCAGCAGCTGGTTACAAAGAGAAGATCGAGTTTGCGACGAACTTTGCTGACGAGGTAGCCCGAGGACTGCTCTTCGAGACGCCGGACCGCATCCCTTCGCTTGCTGAACTCGTGAAGGTCGGCAGCCTGTTGGACTTCCAGGACGATGCTGTCAAGTACCTGCTGAAGTCCAAGAATCTGCAGCTGTTCCCTGAAGACGAGGCGTTCCTTAACGCTGCATCACTAG GTGGCAGCAAGAAATGCTAG
- the LOC119311409 gene encoding protein NO VEIN-like produces the protein MAARAHVERLRRERYYIGRGEQNPLAEDMHQAVNYLSQELYSKDVHFLMELVQNAEDNEYPDGVAPSLEFLVTSTDITGSGASSTLLIFNNEKGFSPSNIQSICGVGKSTKKGNRDKGYIGEKGIGFKSVFLISSQPHIFSNGYQIKFNEKPCPECNIGYIVPEWVESRPSLSDIKQIYGSTRDLPTTCIVLPLKDEKVTAVKQQLSSLHPEMLLFLSKIRRLSVREDNGNAKGSTVSEIAISSEKNFEVRKNTHAESYTVFLSAQENESEAECGYHMWRQRFPVKAENRVDKRTEIDEWVITLAFPLKERLSRGKQLSPGVYAFLPTEMVTNFPFIIQADFLLASSREAILFDSPWNKGILECIPSAFMNAFVALVKSRTDAPAMTIPSMFHYLPVSPSLIPLLEPIRSGIKEKVLVEDIVPCESHTPQKMFCKPCEVARLKPAFWDILVKARESGVDLKNLSTHGTHILSSHFDKSAYNSVLTFLDVKSVSHEWYAKCIEGSNLVSNVGEHLYLELLCFVADSWQNFSGTKMMQIPLLKYVDRNKNVSVWSISRASQWSDRLCIASDGKWMSWLISWNQEFPSSNSARFHAEGKSDILASKPCKGGGCICIQFWECCG, from the exons ATGGCTGCACGGGCGCACGTGGAGAGGCTCCGGCGGGAGCGGTACTACATCGGGCGCGGCGAGCAGAACCCGCTGGCGGAGGACATGCACCAGGCGGTGAACTACCTGAGCCAGGAGCTCTACTCCAAGGACGTCCACTTCCTCATGGAGCTCGTCCAG AACGCTGAAGACAATGAGTACCCTGATGGAGTAGCACCATCATTGGAGTTTCTGGTAACATCAACTGACATCACTGGATCTGGTGCATCGTCAACTTTACTCATTTTCAACAATGAGAAGGGCTTTTCTCCATCGAATATTCAGTCTATTTGTGGCGTGGGGAAGTCGACCAAGAAGGGAAACAGGGACAAGGGATACATTGGAGAGAAAG GTATTGGATTCAAAAGTGTGTTCCTGATATCAAGCCAGCCCCATATATTCAGTAATGGGTATCAAATCAAGTTTAATGAGAAGCCGTGTCCAGAATGCAATATTGGATACATTGTCCCGGAGTGGGTTGAATCCAGGCCTAGCCTGTCAGATATCAAACAGATATATGGGTCTACCAGAGACCTTCCAACAACCTGTATCGTCCTGCCTTTGAAGGATGAGAAGGTCACTGCGGTGAAGCAGCAGCTGTCAAGCCTGCATCCAGAAATGCTACTGTTTCTGTCAAAGATCAGGCGGCTTTCTGTCCGCGAAGATAACGGCAACGCTAAAGGCAGCACTGTTAGTGAAATTGCAATATCGAGTGAGAAGAACTTTGAAGTGAGGAAGAACACGCACGCGGAGTCTTACACGGTCTTTTTATCAGCTCAAGAAAACGAGAGTGAAGCAGAGTGCGGGTACCATATGTGGAGGCAGAGGTTCCCTGTCAAGGCAGAGAACAGGGTGGACAAGCGTACTGAAATCGATGAGTGGGTCATCACCCTAGCCTTCCCTCTTAAGGAGCGACTATCCCGTGGGAAGCAGCTATCCCCTGGCGTATATGCTTTCCTTCCCACGGAGATGGTAACGAACTTCCCCTTCATCATTCAGGCTGACTTCCTCCTTGCATCATCAAGAGAGGCGATACTGTTCGATAGCCCATGGAACAAGGGAATTCTGGAGTGTATCCCAAGTGCATTCATGAATGCCTTTGTAGCACTTGTCAAGTCCAGAACAGATGCACCAGCAATGACTATTCCGTCGATGTTCCATTACCTTCCCGTCAGTCCTTCGCTGATCCCTTTACTTGAGCCTATTAGGTCTGGCATCAAAGAGAAGGTTCTCGTCGAGGATATAGTTCCATGTGAGTCTCACACTCCACAGAAGATGTTTTGCAAGCCTTGCGAGGTTGCGCGGCTCAAACCAGCATTTTGGGATATCCTTGTCAAGGCGAGAGAATCTGGAGTGGACCTTAAGAACCTGTCAACTCATGGAACCCACATACTCAGCTCTCATTTCGACAAGAGTGCATACAACAGTGTTCTTACATTTCTGGATGTCAAAAGCGTGAGCCATGAATGGTATGCAAAATGCATTGAGGGGTCTAATCTTGTCAGCAATGTAGGTGAACATCTTTATCTGGAACTTTTATGTTTTGTCGCAGACAGTTGGCAAAACTTTTCTGGTACAAAGATGATGCAAATTCCTCTGCTGAAGTATGTTGACAGGAACAAAAATGTCTCTGTCTGGAGCATATCCAGAGCTAGTCAGTGGAGTGATAGACTGTGCATTGCATCTGATGGGAAGTGGATGTCATGGCTTATCAGCTGGAACCAGGAGTTTCCATCTTCTAACTCTGCAAGGTTTCACGCAGAAGGAAAAAGTGACATACTGGCTTCAAAGCCATGCAAAGGTGGAGGTTGTATCTGTATACAGTTTTGGGAATGTTGTGGTTAA